One genomic window of Etheostoma spectabile isolate EspeVRDwgs_2016 chromosome 5, UIUC_Espe_1.0, whole genome shotgun sequence includes the following:
- the nmrk1 gene encoding nicotinamide riboside kinase 1 isoform X2 — MKTLLVGVGGMTNGGKSTLSKSLHQRIPNSCLIAQDSYFKDYSVVPVDSNGFKQYDMLDALHMDTMMCEVDSWRRDPLSFMRQRGLYPEHTTSSADEMVYVLIVEGFLIFNHRPLNELFYKRYFMEIPYDVCKTRRSLRVYTPPDPPGYFDGHVWPMYLKNRQEMESMVSGIVFLDGLKPKEELLAAVYKDVCQEIEKLREKDFYLFPL, encoded by the exons atgaagaCACTACTTGTAGGGGTTGGCGG GATGACCAATGGAGGAAAATCTACTCTTTCTAAGAGTCTACACCAGCGGATACCCAACAGCTGTCTCATTGCACAGGATTCATATTTTAAG gattATTCTGTGGTACCAGTGGACAGCAATGGGTTTAAGCAGTATGACA TGCTGGATGCTCTCCACATGGACACGATGATGTGTGAGGTCGACTCGTGGCGAAGAGATCCTTTGTCGTTCATGAGGCAGCGAGGCCTGTACCCAGAACACACCACCTCATCAGCTGATGAGATGGTGTATGTGCTGATTGTGGAGGGTTTCCTCATTTTCAACCACAG GCCTCTGAATGAGCTATTTTACAAAAGATACTTCATGGAAATACCGTATGATGTCTGCAAGACGAGACGAAG TTTGCGGGTGTACACGCCTCCTGATCCTCCTGGATACTTTGACGGACACGTGTGGCCAATGTACCTGAAAAACCGACAGGAGATGGAGAGCATGGTGTCTGGAATTG TGTTTCTGGATGGATTGAAGCCAAAGGAGGAGCTGCTGGCTGCTGTGTATAAAGATGTCTGTCAGGAAATAGAAAAGCTCAGGG AGAAAGACTTTTATTTGTTTCCTCTTTGA
- the ostf1 gene encoding osteoclast-stimulating factor 1: MSKPPPKPAKPGQVKVFRALFTFDPRTPDELFFEEGDFLYISDTSDSNWWKGTCRGRTGLIPSNYVAEQAESIDNPLHEAAKRGNLSWLRECVENKVGINGLDKAGNTALYWACHGGHKDVVEVLLSQPNVELNQQNKLGDTVLHAAAWKGYSDILEMLLNKDPRTDIKNNEGKLALEMATNAMCASLLKRKQGSDITRTHSNAEEYLDDEDSD; this comes from the exons ATGTCGAAGCCTCCTCCCAAGCCGGCCAAGCCAG GCCAAGTCAAGGTGTTCCGAGCACTGTTTACCTTCGACCCCAGAACG CCAGACGAGCTGTTCTTTGAAGAAGGAGATTTCTTGTACATCTCTGACACA AGTGACAGTAATTGGTGGAAGGGGACATGCCGAGGAAGGACAGGACTAATTCCAAGTAACTATG tggCTGAGCAGGCAGAGTCTATTGACAATCCATTACACGAAGCAGCCAAACGAG GCAATCTGAGCTGGCTGAGGGAATGTGTGGAAAACAAGGTTGGAATCAATGGGTTGGATAAGGCTGGAAACACTGCCCTCTACTGGGCATGCCATGGAGGACATAAAG ATGTGGTGGAGGTGTTGCTAAGCCAGCCCAACGTGGAGCTCAACCAGCAG AATAAACTTGGGGACACCGTTCTGCACGCTGCTGCCTGGAAGGGTTATTCTGACATTCTGGAAATGTTGCTGAACAAGG ATCCAAGGACAGACATTAAGAACAATGAGGGCAAGCTGGCTCTGGAGATGGCCACCAACGCAATGTGTGCGTCACTTCTCAAAAGGAAGCAGGGAAGTG ACATCACCCGCACACACAGCAACGCTGAAGAGTATTTGGATGATGAGGACTCGGACTAA
- the nmrk1 gene encoding nicotinamide riboside kinase 1 isoform X1, whose product MKTLLVGVGGMTNGGKSTLSKSLHQRIPNSCLIAQDSYFKDYSVVPVDSNGFKQYDMLDALHMDTMMCEVDSWRRDPLSFMRQRGLYPEHTTSSADEMVYVLIVEGFLIFNHRPLNELFYKRYFMEIPYDVCKTRRSLRVYTPPDPPGYFDGHVWPMYLKNRQEMESMVSGIVFLDGLKPKEELLAAVYKDVCQEIEKLRDGDYCSPARNVRKSILLDV is encoded by the exons atgaagaCACTACTTGTAGGGGTTGGCGG GATGACCAATGGAGGAAAATCTACTCTTTCTAAGAGTCTACACCAGCGGATACCCAACAGCTGTCTCATTGCACAGGATTCATATTTTAAG gattATTCTGTGGTACCAGTGGACAGCAATGGGTTTAAGCAGTATGACA TGCTGGATGCTCTCCACATGGACACGATGATGTGTGAGGTCGACTCGTGGCGAAGAGATCCTTTGTCGTTCATGAGGCAGCGAGGCCTGTACCCAGAACACACCACCTCATCAGCTGATGAGATGGTGTATGTGCTGATTGTGGAGGGTTTCCTCATTTTCAACCACAG GCCTCTGAATGAGCTATTTTACAAAAGATACTTCATGGAAATACCGTATGATGTCTGCAAGACGAGACGAAG TTTGCGGGTGTACACGCCTCCTGATCCTCCTGGATACTTTGACGGACACGTGTGGCCAATGTACCTGAAAAACCGACAGGAGATGGAGAGCATGGTGTCTGGAATTG TGTTTCTGGATGGATTGAAGCCAAAGGAGGAGCTGCTGGCTGCTGTGTATAAAGATGTCTGTCAGGAAATAGAAAAGCTCAGGG ATGGAGACTACTGCTCCCCTGCCAGGAATGTCAGGAAAAGTATCTTGTTGGATGTGTAG
- the LOC116689222 gene encoding gamma-glutamyl hydrolase isoform X2 gives MPTKLNQEALNDRPVIGILTQIVTDEVLKPFGRTFIPSSYVKFIESGGSRVMPIRLTLNTAEYKKIFEKINGLLFIGGAVDLETSDFARVAKIFYNLALKANDEGDFFPIWGTCMGMQLLTVLVAGENLLANTTAENIALPLNLTTAASSSRMFEGFPSELMRALTQEPLTGNFHHYGLTVETFQGNEKLQSFFSLLSTNVAENKVHFVSTIEGKRYPFYGVQWHPEVNRFQWNRKLIFPHSSHAVQLSSLLAEFFVNEGRRSLHQFDNPEEEDSSLIYNYTPVYTGNFTGYEQLYFF, from the exons ATGCCGACTAAACTCAACCAAGAGGCTTTGAACGACAGACCTGTGATAG GTATTTTGACTCAGATAGTTACAGATGAAGTCCTGAAACCTTTCGGTAGGACCTTCATACCTTCCTCCTATGTGAAGTTCATCGAGTCTGGGGGCAGCAGAGTGATGCCTATCAG ATTGACTCTTAATACtgctgaatataaaaaaatctttgagaAGATAAATGG CTTGCTCTTCATTGGGGGAGCAGTAGATTTGGAGACATCAGACTTTGCCAGGGTGGCGAAGATTTTTTACAATCTCGCTCTGAAG GCCAATGATGAGGGTGACTTCTTCCCCATCTGGGGTACATGCATGGGAATGCAGCTGCTGACTGTGCTGGTGGCAGGTGAAAACCTGCTGGCTAACACCACAGCTGAGAACATAGCGCTGCCCCTCAACCTGACCACAG CGGCCAGCTCTAGTAGGATGTTCGAGGGTTTTCCCAGTGAGCTCATGAGGGCTTTGACCCAAGAACCTCTCACTGGCAATTTTCACCACTATGGACTCACAGTAGAG ACCTTCCAGGGAAATGAGAAGCTGCAGAGTTTCTTCTCCCTGCTGTCTACAAATGTTGCTGAGAACAAAGTCCACTTTGTCTCAACCATAGAAG GTAAAAGATACCCCTTCTATGGAGTACAGTGGCACCCAGAGGTGAATCGTTTTCAGTGGAACAGAAAGCTGATCTTTCCCCACTCCTCTCATGCTGTTCAGTTGTCTTCCTTGCTGGCTGAGTTTTTTGTCAATGAAG gaaggaGAAGTTTACATCAGTTTGACAATCCTGAGGAGGAGGACTCGTCACTGATTTACAACTATACGCCTGTCTATACTGGAAACTTCACAGGATATGAGCAGCTCTATTTCTTCTAA
- the LOC116689222 gene encoding gamma-glutamyl hydrolase isoform X1 — translation MSKTRFSTYLCFSFACCFYCSKGMPTKLNQEALNDRPVIGILTQIVTDEVLKPFGRTFIPSSYVKFIESGGSRVMPIRLTLNTAEYKKIFEKINGLLFIGGAVDLETSDFARVAKIFYNLALKANDEGDFFPIWGTCMGMQLLTVLVAGENLLANTTAENIALPLNLTTAASSSRMFEGFPSELMRALTQEPLTGNFHHYGLTVETFQGNEKLQSFFSLLSTNVAENKVHFVSTIEGKRYPFYGVQWHPEVNRFQWNRKLIFPHSSHAVQLSSLLAEFFVNEGRRSLHQFDNPEEEDSSLIYNYTPVYTGNFTGYEQLYFF, via the exons ATGTCCAAAACCAGattttcaacatatttgtgtttctcttttgcCTGCTGCTTCTATTGCAGCAAAGGTATGCCGACTAAACTCAACCAAGAGGCTTTGAACGACAGACCTGTGATAG GTATTTTGACTCAGATAGTTACAGATGAAGTCCTGAAACCTTTCGGTAGGACCTTCATACCTTCCTCCTATGTGAAGTTCATCGAGTCTGGGGGCAGCAGAGTGATGCCTATCAG ATTGACTCTTAATACtgctgaatataaaaaaatctttgagaAGATAAATGG CTTGCTCTTCATTGGGGGAGCAGTAGATTTGGAGACATCAGACTTTGCCAGGGTGGCGAAGATTTTTTACAATCTCGCTCTGAAG GCCAATGATGAGGGTGACTTCTTCCCCATCTGGGGTACATGCATGGGAATGCAGCTGCTGACTGTGCTGGTGGCAGGTGAAAACCTGCTGGCTAACACCACAGCTGAGAACATAGCGCTGCCCCTCAACCTGACCACAG CGGCCAGCTCTAGTAGGATGTTCGAGGGTTTTCCCAGTGAGCTCATGAGGGCTTTGACCCAAGAACCTCTCACTGGCAATTTTCACCACTATGGACTCACAGTAGAG ACCTTCCAGGGAAATGAGAAGCTGCAGAGTTTCTTCTCCCTGCTGTCTACAAATGTTGCTGAGAACAAAGTCCACTTTGTCTCAACCATAGAAG GTAAAAGATACCCCTTCTATGGAGTACAGTGGCACCCAGAGGTGAATCGTTTTCAGTGGAACAGAAAGCTGATCTTTCCCCACTCCTCTCATGCTGTTCAGTTGTCTTCCTTGCTGGCTGAGTTTTTTGTCAATGAAG gaaggaGAAGTTTACATCAGTTTGACAATCCTGAGGAGGAGGACTCGTCACTGATTTACAACTATACGCCTGTCTATACTGGAAACTTCACAGGATATGAGCAGCTCTATTTCTTCTAA
- the nmrk1 gene encoding nicotinamide riboside kinase 1 isoform X3 gives MKTLLVGVGGMTNGGKSTLSKSLHQRIPNSCLIAQDSYFKDYSVVPVDSNGFKQYDMLDALHMDTMMCEVDSWRRDPLSFMRQRGLYPEHTTSSADEMVYVLIVEGFLIFNHSLRVYTPPDPPGYFDGHVWPMYLKNRQEMESMVSGIVFLDGLKPKEELLAAVYKDVCQEIEKLRDGDYCSPARNVRKSILLDV, from the exons atgaagaCACTACTTGTAGGGGTTGGCGG GATGACCAATGGAGGAAAATCTACTCTTTCTAAGAGTCTACACCAGCGGATACCCAACAGCTGTCTCATTGCACAGGATTCATATTTTAAG gattATTCTGTGGTACCAGTGGACAGCAATGGGTTTAAGCAGTATGACA TGCTGGATGCTCTCCACATGGACACGATGATGTGTGAGGTCGACTCGTGGCGAAGAGATCCTTTGTCGTTCATGAGGCAGCGAGGCCTGTACCCAGAACACACCACCTCATCAGCTGATGAGATGGTGTATGTGCTGATTGTGGAGGGTTTCCTCATTTTCAACCACAG TTTGCGGGTGTACACGCCTCCTGATCCTCCTGGATACTTTGACGGACACGTGTGGCCAATGTACCTGAAAAACCGACAGGAGATGGAGAGCATGGTGTCTGGAATTG TGTTTCTGGATGGATTGAAGCCAAAGGAGGAGCTGCTGGCTGCTGTGTATAAAGATGTCTGTCAGGAAATAGAAAAGCTCAGGG ATGGAGACTACTGCTCCCCTGCCAGGAATGTCAGGAAAAGTATCTTGTTGGATGTGTAG